One window of Chryseobacterium sp. JJR-5R genomic DNA carries:
- the pnuC gene encoding nicotinamide riboside transporter PnuC gives MNLYDLFIKPYETYTSIQVFSEAFAAVFGILSVYFSIKKNIWVYPTGIVSTLLYVYILFDFGLLGDCMINIYYTVMSIYGWMLWAGSSKDHIHVEVSRATEKEWRFGILLFALSFILVSAVYYYKPYIDNGFSMAGADLGLYHLDWANWLDVMTTSVFLVGMWFMAKRRIENWIFWIIGDFICIPMMIYKGLGITSVQYLVFTVMAILGYATWKKSLNKMY, from the coding sequence ATGAATTTATATGACCTCTTCATAAAACCTTATGAAACCTACACTTCTATACAGGTCTTTTCAGAAGCCTTTGCCGCCGTTTTCGGAATTCTGAGCGTTTATTTTTCAATTAAAAAAAACATCTGGGTTTATCCTACAGGAATCGTCTCCACCCTGCTTTATGTCTATATCCTTTTTGATTTCGGGCTGCTGGGCGACTGTATGATCAATATTTACTACACAGTCATGAGCATTTACGGATGGATGCTGTGGGCCGGAAGCTCAAAAGACCACATCCATGTGGAAGTTTCCCGGGCAACTGAAAAAGAATGGCGGTTCGGGATTTTACTTTTTGCCTTAAGTTTCATCTTAGTAAGTGCAGTATATTACTACAAACCTTACATTGACAACGGATTTTCAATGGCCGGTGCAGATCTGGGGCTTTATCACCTGGACTGGGCGAACTGGCTGGACGTTATGACCACTTCCGTTTTTCTGGTGGGCATGTGGTTTATGGCCAAACGTCGTATTGAAAACTGGATCTTCTGGATTATCGGGGATTTCATCTGCATCCCGATGATGATTTATAAAGGTTTAGGAATTACTTCGGTTCAATATTTGGTATTTACTGTAATGGCAATCCTGGGATATGCTACATGGAAAAAAAGTTTAAATAAAATGTATTAA